A window of Primulina huaijiensis isolate GDHJ02 chromosome 9, ASM1229523v2, whole genome shotgun sequence contains these coding sequences:
- the LOC140985429 gene encoding delta(14)-sterol reductase-like, which yields MDLSALLLSLIPSWTSVAMMLLFFTYLAIAGSLLPGKVVPGAVLSDGTRLHYRCNGLLSLIVLVFLLGIGGWMDFISLTAIADRGLELLSTTFVFSVFMTFLLYITGYNSRSRSSSLKPRVTGNFIHDWWFGIQLNPQLMGIDLKFYFVRAGMMGWLLINLSVLASIQVTDLSRSMILYQLFCVLYILDYFFFEEYMTSTWDIIAERLGFMLVFGDLVWIPFTFSIQGWWLKDNEVELTTAAVVANCLVFLIGYLVFRGANKQKHDFKKNPEAHIWGRPPKIIGGKLLGSGYWAIARHCNYLGDLLVALSFSLPCGISSPVPYFYPIYLFVLLIWRERRDEARCAQKYKEVWAEYRDLVPWRILPYVY from the exons ATGGATCTCAGCGCTCTTCTCCTTTCCCTCATTCCTTCGTGGACATCA GTTGCTATGATGCTGTTATTCTTTACTTACTTGGCGATTGCTGGATCCCTTTTGCCCGGGAAAGTTGTTCCTGGAGCGGTGCTTTCTGATGGAACTCGGCTCCATTATCGTTGCAATG GTTTATTATCTCTCATCGTATTGGTTTTTCTACTCGGGATAGGCGGATGGATGGATTTTATATCACTCACT GCAATTGCAGATAGAGGGCTTGAGCTTTTGTCAACAACGTTTGTATTCAGTGTATTT ATGACATTTCTTCTCTATATAACTGGCTATAATTCCCGATCACGAAGTTCTTCTTTGAAGCCTCGAGTCACTGGAAACTTCATTCATGACtg GTGGTTTGGGATACAACTAAATCCTCAGTTAATGGGAATTGACCTCAA ATTCTACTTTGTTAGAGCTGGTATGATGGGATGGCTTCTTATAAATCTGTCTGTTCTTGCAAGCATTCAAGTGACTGACTTAAGCCGATCAATGATACTCTACCAGCTATTTTGCGTG CTATACATCCTGGACTACTTTTTCTTTGAAGAATATATGACCTCCAC ATGGGATATAATTGCAGAGAGGTTGGGTTTCATGCTGGTTTTTGGAGATCTAGTCTGGATTCCATTTACATTCAGTATCCAG GGTTGGTGGCTTAAAGATAATGAGGTGGAGCTAACAACTGCTGCTGTTGTTGCCAACTGTCTTGTTTTTCTCATTGG CTATCTCGTCTTCCGAGGAGCTAACAAGCAGAAGCATGATTTCAAAAAGAATCCCGAAGCACATATTTGGGGTAGGCCTCCAAAAATAATTGGAGGGAAGCTTCTTGGTTCTGGTTACTG GGCAATTGCCAGGCACTGTAATTATCTCGGTGATTTGTTGGTTGCTCTGTCCTTCAGTTTACCTTGTGGGATAAG TTCTCCAGTTCCATATTTCTATCCAATTTACCTATTTGTTTTACTGATATGGAGAGAAAGGAGAGACGAAGCCCGGTGTGCACAGAAGTACAAGGAAGTTTGGGCGGAATATCGGGACCTGGTTCCTTGGAGGATACTTCCATATGTTTACTAA